In one window of Ovis aries strain OAR_USU_Benz2616 breed Rambouillet chromosome 5, ARS-UI_Ramb_v3.0, whole genome shotgun sequence DNA:
- the LSM4 gene encoding U6 snRNA-associated Sm-like protein LSm4 isoform X2 — MLVELKNGETYNGHLVSCDNWMNINLREVICTSRDGDKFWRMPECYIRGSTIKYLRIPDEIIDMVKEEVVAKGRGRGGLQQQKQQKGRGMGGAGRGVFGGRGRGGIPGTGRGQPEKKPGRQAGKQ; from the exons ATG CTGGTGGAGCTCAAAAACGGGGAGACATACAACGGGCACCTGGTGAGCTGTGACAACTGGATGAACATCAACCTGCGTGAGGTGATCTGCACGTCCAGG GACGGGGACAAATTCTGGCGGATGCCCGAGTGCTACATCCGCGGCAGCACCATCAAGTACCTGCGCATCCCTGACGAGATCATCGACATGGTCAAGGAGGAGGTGGTGGCCAAGGGCCGTGGCCGCGGTGGcctgcagcagcagaagcagcagaaggGCCGCGGGATGGGGGGCGCCGGGCGAG GTGTGTTCGGTGGCCGGGGCCGAGGTGGGATCCCTGGGACTGGCAGAGGTCAACCAGAAAAGAAGCCAGGCAGACAGGCGGGCAAACAGTGA
- the LSM4 gene encoding U6 snRNA-associated Sm-like protein LSm4 isoform X1: MLPLSLLKTAQNHPMLVELKNGETYNGHLVSCDNWMNINLREVICTSRDGDKFWRMPECYIRGSTIKYLRIPDEIIDMVKEEVVAKGRGRGGLQQQKQQKGRGMGGAGRGVFGGRGRGGIPGTGRGQPEKKPGRQAGKQ, from the exons CTTCCCTTGTCGCTGCTGAAAACGGCTCAGAATCACCCAATG CTGGTGGAGCTCAAAAACGGGGAGACATACAACGGGCACCTGGTGAGCTGTGACAACTGGATGAACATCAACCTGCGTGAGGTGATCTGCACGTCCAGG GACGGGGACAAATTCTGGCGGATGCCCGAGTGCTACATCCGCGGCAGCACCATCAAGTACCTGCGCATCCCTGACGAGATCATCGACATGGTCAAGGAGGAGGTGGTGGCCAAGGGCCGTGGCCGCGGTGGcctgcagcagcagaagcagcagaaggGCCGCGGGATGGGGGGCGCCGGGCGAG GTGTGTTCGGTGGCCGGGGCCGAGGTGGGATCCCTGGGACTGGCAGAGGTCAACCAGAAAAGAAGCCAGGCAGACAGGCGGGCAAACAGTGA